A single window of Bacteroidota bacterium DNA harbors:
- a CDS encoding methyltransferase, whose product MNFFEKDTKTAMEAIKSAQWIAFAPIVFQASLALRDLGILEAIEAAKTEGLTLDQVVEKTNLPEYGVRVLVEAGLGIGLLTVNNGVYHMTKTGYFILNDAMTKVNMDFTQDVCYEGMFTLQESIKKTKPTGLEVFGKWKTVYEALAHLPSKAQKSWFAFDHFYSDGSFPQVLPILFKHKPKHILDIGGNTGKFTLKCLGYDPNVKMTILDLPGQLNMAKKNIEAAGHIDRANFHEINILDDSQKFPKGADIIWMSQFLDCFSEDEIVSILKRCNEALNENGMVYIMETFWDRQRFKTAAFSLQMTSLYFTNIANGNSQMYDSAVFNKLIDRAGLKIVEETDNVGISHTIQVCVKK is encoded by the coding sequence ATGAATTTTTTCGAGAAAGACACCAAAACAGCAATGGAGGCCATTAAGTCGGCACAATGGATTGCGTTTGCACCCATCGTATTTCAGGCTTCATTGGCTTTACGCGATTTAGGAATATTAGAGGCTATTGAAGCGGCTAAAACGGAGGGTTTAACTCTTGATCAAGTAGTTGAAAAAACCAACTTACCCGAGTATGGTGTTCGTGTATTGGTTGAAGCGGGGCTTGGCATTGGTTTGCTCACCGTTAACAATGGCGTTTATCACATGACTAAAACCGGTTATTTTATCTTGAATGATGCAATGACCAAAGTAAACATGGACTTTACGCAAGATGTGTGTTATGAGGGTATGTTTACTTTACAGGAGAGTATTAAAAAAACGAAACCAACCGGACTGGAAGTATTTGGTAAATGGAAAACCGTGTATGAAGCTTTGGCTCATTTGCCATCAAAAGCGCAAAAGAGTTGGTTTGCTTTTGATCATTTTTACAGCGATGGTTCTTTCCCGCAAGTATTACCGATTTTATTTAAGCACAAGCCAAAACATATTCTAGACATTGGAGGCAATACCGGAAAGTTTACTCTGAAATGTTTGGGTTATGACCCGAACGTAAAAATGACCATTTTGGATTTGCCGGGACAGCTTAATATGGCAAAGAAAAATATTGAAGCAGCGGGTCATATTGATAGAGCCAATTTTCATGAGATAAATATTTTGGACGATTCTCAGAAATTCCCGAAAGGCGCTGATATTATTTGGATGAGTCAGTTTTTAGATTGCTTTAGTGAAGATGAAATCGTGAGCATTTTAAAACGTTGTAATGAAGCTTTAAACGAAAACGGTATGGTTTACATTATGGAAACCTTCTGGGATCGTCAGCGATTTAAGACGGCGGCATTCAGTTTACAAATGACTTCTTTATACTTTACCAATATCGCTAATGGTAACAGTCAGATGTATGATTCGGCTGTGTTTAATAAATTAATTGACAGAGCCGGGTTAAAAATAGTTGAAGAAACGGATAATGTGGGGATTAGCCACACGATTCAAGTATGCGTGAAGAAGTAA
- a CDS encoding AMP-binding protein: MEVTRVFDIIDLYKSKYKKDDLLCGKENKVWKKYSSDNFIDYSKWVSYGLISLGIKEGDKVAIVSNNRPEWIFADYGCQQINVVTVPIFPTCSNNDLKFILNHAEVKAVFISDKSIYAKLASIQDEIPSVKNVISFDHLVGLMSFHDFIEQGKKNEQKEKVENIKKSIKPSDLLTILYTSGTTGTPKGVMLSHSNLVENVKACQHIAPFAPWWKALSFLPLNHVYERMLITLYLFEGISVYFAEGFETIGDNLKEVQPQIFVSVPRLIERVYEKITAAGEKLTGFKRKMFDWSIEIAEQYEVGGANGFMYELKRKIVDKLVYKKWRDAVGGKLICMASGGAALNPKLERIFLCAGLKVLQGYGLTETCVVVSVNRFGEDNIRIGSVGPVIDGVEVKIAEEDGEILVKGPSVMMGYYKNPEATAEVMDKDGWFHTGDVGTFVEGRFLKITDRKKEIFKTSAGKYIAPLAIENKLKECRFIEQCMVVGEGQKFASALLVPNFANFKDYCKSSGIEWKSNTEMASHEDLKRLINEYVKQANRTLAPYEQLKRCEILNAEWSIDGGELTPKLSLKRKVIKEKYKNAIENIFSMD, encoded by the coding sequence ATGGAAGTAACCAGGGTATTTGACATCATAGACTTATATAAATCGAAATATAAAAAAGACGATTTATTGTGCGGTAAGGAAAACAAGGTGTGGAAAAAATACAGCAGTGATAACTTTATTGATTATTCCAAGTGGGTAAGTTACGGGCTAATTTCGCTTGGCATCAAAGAAGGCGACAAAGTGGCCATTGTTTCTAACAATCGTCCGGAATGGATTTTTGCAGATTACGGTTGCCAGCAAATAAATGTGGTAACAGTTCCCATCTTTCCAACTTGCAGCAATAATGATTTAAAATTTATTTTGAATCACGCGGAAGTAAAAGCTGTGTTTATATCCGACAAATCTATTTACGCTAAACTCGCCTCCATTCAAGATGAAATCCCGAGTGTAAAAAACGTGATCAGTTTCGATCATTTGGTTGGATTAATGAGCTTCCATGATTTTATAGAGCAGGGCAAAAAGAACGAACAAAAAGAAAAAGTGGAAAACATTAAAAAGAGTATTAAACCAAGTGATTTATTAACTATACTCTATACTTCAGGAACAACAGGCACTCCAAAAGGTGTGATGTTATCGCACAGTAATTTGGTGGAAAATGTAAAGGCATGTCAGCATATTGCTCCGTTTGCTCCATGGTGGAAAGCTCTTAGTTTTTTACCGTTAAATCACGTTTACGAACGCATGCTCATAACGCTTTATTTGTTTGAAGGTATCTCTGTTTATTTTGCGGAAGGATTTGAAACCATAGGCGATAATCTCAAAGAAGTGCAACCACAGATATTTGTTTCTGTACCTCGTCTCATCGAACGTGTGTACGAAAAAATTACCGCGGCCGGCGAAAAACTCACCGGCTTTAAGCGTAAAATGTTTGATTGGAGTATTGAGATTGCAGAGCAATATGAAGTGGGCGGTGCCAATGGTTTTATGTATGAATTAAAACGTAAAATAGTAGATAAACTCGTTTACAAAAAATGGCGTGACGCTGTTGGCGGAAAATTAATTTGCATGGCTTCCGGTGGTGCCGCATTAAATCCAAAATTAGAGCGCATCTTTTTGTGTGCCGGACTTAAAGTTTTACAAGGTTACGGTTTAACCGAAACATGCGTGGTAGTAAGTGTCAATCGTTTTGGTGAGGATAATATCCGAATCGGAAGTGTTGGTCCGGTAATTGACGGCGTGGAAGTAAAAATTGCGGAAGAAGACGGAGAAATTTTAGTGAAAGGCCCGAGTGTCATGATGGGCTATTATAAAAACCCGGAAGCTACAGCAGAGGTGATGGACAAAGACGGATGGTTTCACACCGGTGACGTGGGAACTTTTGTAGAAGGTCGTTTTTTAAAAATCACCGACCGCAAAAAAGAAATTTTCAAAACCAGCGCCGGAAAATACATTGCACCATTGGCTATTGAGAATAAATTAAAAGAATGCCGTTTCATTGAGCAATGTATGGTGGTTGGTGAAGGACAAAAATTTGCCTCCGCTTTATTAGTTCCAAACTTTGCCAACTTTAAAGATTACTGTAAGAGCTCGGGTATCGAATGGAAAAGTAATACCGAGATGGCTTCACACGAAGATTTAAAACGTTTAATAAACGAATATGTGAAGCAAGCCAATCGTACTTTAGCGCCTTACGAACAACTCAAGCGTTGCGAAATTTTAAATGCAGAATGGAGCATCGACGGTGGTGAATTAACACCTAAACTCAGCCTTAAACGTAAAGTGATTAAGGAAAAATACAAAAATGCAATAGAGAATATTTTTAGTATGGATTAA
- the rfaD gene encoding ADP-glyceromanno-heptose 6-epimerase: MIVVTGAAGFIGSCLVSRLNHEGINDIVIVDDFSKTEKANNYKDKKYKGAVERSQFVNWFKEHAKEITCVFHIGARTDTTEFNKSIFDELNVNYTKDIWKVCTENGISLIYASSAATYGLGEYGYDDDETKIPLLKPLNPYGDSKNDFDIWALGQAKDGKCPPHWHGFKFFNVYGPNEYHKARMASVIFHSFNQIKDKGFVKLFRSHNPKYSDGGQLRDFVYVKDLVDVLFFTYKNQIKNGVYNLGSGKARTFLDLAKATFKALDKEPNIEFIDTPIDIRDKYQYFTEANMNKLVTQGYNKPFTSLEEGVKDYVQNYLSKKSYY, from the coding sequence ATGATAGTAGTTACAGGCGCTGCAGGATTTATTGGAAGCTGTTTAGTTTCACGCTTAAATCACGAAGGCATTAATGATATAGTAATTGTGGATGATTTTTCTAAAACAGAAAAGGCTAACAATTACAAAGACAAAAAATACAAAGGAGCTGTTGAGCGCTCGCAATTTGTAAATTGGTTTAAGGAACATGCCAAAGAAATTACTTGTGTGTTTCACATCGGTGCACGTACTGATACCACCGAGTTTAATAAATCGATTTTCGATGAGTTAAACGTTAATTATACAAAAGATATTTGGAAAGTTTGTACAGAAAACGGCATCTCGTTAATTTATGCTTCTTCGGCAGCTACTTATGGCTTGGGAGAGTATGGTTACGATGATGATGAAACAAAAATCCCTTTGTTAAAGCCATTAAATCCATACGGTGACAGTAAAAATGATTTTGACATCTGGGCGCTTGGTCAGGCTAAGGATGGAAAATGTCCTCCGCATTGGCATGGGTTTAAGTTTTTTAATGTGTACGGCCCTAATGAATACCATAAAGCGAGAATGGCTTCTGTTATTTTTCATTCGTTCAATCAGATTAAAGATAAAGGTTTTGTAAAATTATTCAGGAGTCATAATCCTAAATACAGCGATGGTGGTCAGCTTCGCGATTTTGTGTACGTAAAAGATTTAGTGGACGTATTGTTTTTTACTTACAAAAATCAAATTAAGAACGGTGTTTACAATTTGGGAAGCGGAAAAGCCAGAACATTTTTGGATTTAGCGAAAGCTACATTCAAGGCGCTTGATAAAGAACCGAATATTGAATTTATCGATACGCCAATTGATATTCGCGATAAGTATCAGTACTTCACGGAAGCAAATATGAATAAGTTAGTGACGCAAGGATATAATAAGCCGTTTACTTCTTTAGAAGAGGGTGTAAAGGATTATGTGCAGAATTATTTGAGTAAGAAATCGTACTATTAG
- a CDS encoding T9SS type A sorting domain-containing protein, producing the protein MKAIKNSSFLVILTILIWPFYIKSQEISCQKLKNTVNTATLYPSPENLRSDTFDILKYTISLNITDFVTDTIRGNTLIKFKPKLNGQNKIRLDLLKMKIDSVKLNSSLLTYTYNDTVIKVNLPASYNTTDTLNLNVFYHGKPQGDPSGWGGFYFSGNYAFNLGVGFGAKPHNYGRVWFPCFDNFVEKSLYDFNITTDVSKKAYCNGELINDVVNGSLRTRSWKLEKEIPSYLASVAVADYTQVNWTASVASGTVPVILAARAADTSALKAGFVNLLNAVSGFENYYGPYVWNRVGYCLVPFNSGAMEHATNIAYPQAAISIGYEATLMAHELSHHWWGDLMTCETQEDMWLNEGWASYSEYLFREWKYGYNSYITNLISTHDDMVHFAHFREGKYWAVSGVPHQYTYGDHVYRKGAVVAHNLRAYMGDTDFFNGIKYVMAQKAYKNMNSMEFKSLLETSSGKSLSDFFNNWVMNGGWPHFSVDSLNYVPQGVGSYIATVHVKQKITGAPAYYSNVPLEISFFNNLWQPTTKSFTMSGAAQSFTFALNFAPVMSAINYNGKLLDALVAEDKIYKSIGSFNNTLGKCIIQVVNKGADSSFIRVEHNYAKPDPFKNNIGNYKISNQHYWRIDGVLTPGFHAKLHLNFDGTNTTSGSFGQLDTCLTSVQNDSIIVLYRKNRADDWKLVDKYTKYKTGTKMGKFIIDTLRLGEYVFANKNGINPGIGIQESVKGKSNLKLFPNPAGQQVTVRLENYTMQGSELIEIISTEGKLVFSSSLSTQETKIDCSAFSKGNYIVSISRNKKVIAREKLILQ; encoded by the coding sequence ATGAAAGCGATAAAAAATAGCTCATTTCTTGTAATCTTAACCATTTTAATATGGCCTTTTTACATTAAAAGTCAGGAAATCTCCTGCCAAAAATTAAAGAACACGGTAAATACTGCCACTTTATATCCTTCGCCGGAAAACTTACGAAGTGACACTTTCGATATTCTAAAATACACGATTTCCCTAAACATCACCGATTTTGTAACGGATACCATTCGCGGGAACACGCTTATAAAATTTAAACCTAAGTTAAACGGACAAAACAAAATCCGTCTCGATTTATTAAAGATGAAAATCGATTCGGTTAAGCTGAATAGCAGTTTGCTCACCTACACTTACAATGATACGGTTATAAAAGTGAATTTACCTGCTTCCTATAACACGACGGATACATTGAATCTGAATGTTTTTTATCATGGCAAACCACAGGGAGATCCATCCGGATGGGGTGGGTTTTATTTTAGCGGTAACTATGCATTTAATTTAGGTGTGGGGTTTGGTGCAAAGCCTCATAATTATGGAAGAGTATGGTTTCCTTGCTTCGATAATTTTGTGGAGAAGAGTCTGTATGATTTTAATATCACCACCGATGTATCGAAGAAAGCGTATTGCAACGGTGAATTAATAAATGATGTGGTGAATGGAAGTTTACGAACTCGTTCCTGGAAATTAGAAAAAGAAATTCCCAGCTATTTGGCTTCCGTAGCTGTGGCGGATTATACACAGGTTAACTGGACGGCTTCGGTAGCTTCAGGAACAGTGCCTGTAATTTTAGCTGCGCGTGCTGCGGATACAAGCGCGTTAAAGGCAGGCTTTGTGAATTTATTAAATGCGGTGAGCGGTTTCGAAAATTATTATGGGCCTTATGTATGGAATCGTGTAGGTTATTGTTTGGTTCCGTTTAATAGTGGGGCAATGGAACACGCTACTAATATTGCTTATCCTCAAGCAGCAATAAGTATTGGTTATGAAGCAACATTGATGGCGCATGAATTATCGCATCATTGGTGGGGTGATTTAATGACATGCGAAACGCAGGAAGATATGTGGCTGAATGAAGGCTGGGCCAGCTATAGTGAGTATTTATTCAGAGAATGGAAATACGGTTACAATTCTTACATCACCAATTTGATTTCAACGCATGATGATATGGTGCATTTCGCACATTTCAGAGAAGGAAAATATTGGGCGGTATCCGGCGTGCCTCATCAATACACATATGGGGATCATGTATATAGAAAGGGAGCTGTGGTAGCGCATAATTTGCGCGCTTATATGGGCGATACGGATTTCTTTAACGGAATCAAATATGTGATGGCTCAGAAGGCGTACAAAAACATGAATAGCATGGAATTTAAAAGTTTATTGGAAACTTCATCCGGTAAAAGTCTGAGTGATTTTTTTAATAACTGGGTGATGAACGGTGGTTGGCCGCATTTTTCTGTGGATTCATTAAACTATGTGCCGCAGGGTGTTGGCAGTTATATTGCAACGGTACATGTAAAGCAAAAAATCACGGGCGCGCCGGCTTATTATTCGAATGTGCCTTTGGAAATTTCTTTTTTCAATAATTTATGGCAACCTACAACAAAGTCGTTCACCATGAGCGGAGCGGCGCAAAGTTTCACTTTTGCCTTAAATTTTGCGCCGGTAATGAGTGCCATCAATTATAACGGTAAATTGTTAGATGCTTTGGTGGCTGAAGACAAAATTTACAAATCTATTGGTAGTTTTAATAACACATTGGGAAAATGTATTATTCAAGTGGTAAATAAAGGCGCAGATTCTTCATTTATACGTGTAGAACATAATTACGCAAAGCCGGATCCGTTTAAGAATAACATTGGTAATTATAAAATTTCAAACCAACATTATTGGCGAATTGATGGTGTTTTAACGCCGGGATTTCACGCGAAGTTGCATTTAAATTTCGATGGAACGAATACTACGAGTGGAAGCTTTGGGCAGTTAGATACCTGTTTGACATCCGTACAAAATGATAGTATTATTGTGTTGTATCGAAAGAACAGAGCGGATGATTGGAAATTAGTGGATAAATACACGAAATATAAAACAGGAACTAAAATGGGGAAGTTCATAATCGATACCTTACGTTTGGGTGAATATGTATTTGCCAATAAAAATGGCATCAATCCCGGAATTGGAATTCAGGAAAGTGTGAAGGGAAAATCAAATTTAAAGTTATTCCCAAATCCTGCAGGTCAGCAAGTAACTGTTCGATTAGAAAATTACACAATGCAAGGGTCAGAGCTTATTGAAATCATCAGTACAGAGGGAAAACTGGTTTTTTCAAGTTCTTTAAGTACTCAGGAGACAAAAATTGACTGTTCAGCTTTTTCCAAAGGAAATTACATCGTTAGTATTTCCAGAAACAAAAAAGTGATCGCGAGAGAAAAATTAATTCTGCAATAA
- a CDS encoding anthranilate synthase component I family protein, with protein sequence MIKVTNRIANTNMHNDKLKQFRAFAILNNNHHAFGFRHLTIASNSVSESPLDSVKNQFTFLNYDYKNKIENLTSQGSSALRFPQSFYFSPELISEYIPEDEQKSMPVKLQCITSKEEYIEKVKALKHHIQLGDIYEINYCITFEAKNAEINPFDVFNKLNALSQAPYSALVKLDDRYIICASPELFLSKRGNKLITKPIKGTARRSTNSHEDEQIKNELKNSLKERTENVMIVDVARNDFSRIAKKGSVIVEKLYDIESYQQVHQMVSTVSCELKDGISFNEIIHATFPMASMTGAPKIRAMQLIDDFETCNRGPFSGTIGYIDEKGDFDLNVLIRSIFYNEKEKYLSFSVGSAITHLCDPEKEYEECLLKAAALIKSLE encoded by the coding sequence TTGATAAAAGTAACGAATCGGATTGCGAATACCAATATGCATAATGATAAATTAAAACAATTTAGGGCTTTTGCCATTCTCAACAACAACCATCACGCTTTTGGCTTTCGGCATTTAACCATTGCAAGCAATTCAGTTAGCGAATCTCCTTTAGACTCAGTAAAAAATCAATTTACCTTTCTTAATTACGATTATAAAAATAAAATTGAGAATTTAACTTCTCAAGGCTCATCTGCACTCCGATTTCCTCAAAGCTTTTACTTTTCTCCTGAACTCATTAGCGAATATATTCCGGAAGACGAACAGAAATCGATGCCTGTAAAATTACAATGTATTACAAGTAAAGAAGAATACATCGAAAAAGTAAAAGCTCTAAAGCATCATATTCAGCTTGGTGATATATATGAAATTAATTACTGTATCACGTTCGAAGCAAAAAATGCGGAGATAAATCCATTTGATGTTTTTAATAAATTGAATGCCTTAAGTCAGGCACCCTACTCTGCTCTTGTTAAGTTGGATGATCGTTACATCATCTGTGCGAGTCCCGAATTATTTTTAAGTAAGCGCGGCAACAAATTAATTACAAAACCCATTAAAGGTACGGCGCGGCGAAGCACTAATTCACATGAAGACGAACAGATTAAAAACGAATTAAAAAACAGTTTGAAGGAGCGTACCGAAAACGTCATGATTGTAGATGTAGCCCGCAATGATTTTTCGCGTATTGCTAAAAAAGGAAGTGTAATAGTTGAAAAACTTTACGACATTGAATCCTATCAACAAGTTCACCAAATGGTAAGTACCGTGAGTTGCGAATTGAAAGATGGAATTTCTTTCAACGAAATCATTCATGCTACTTTCCCAATGGCAAGTATGACCGGTGCTCCAAAAATCAGAGCAATGCAATTGATTGACGATTTTGAAACGTGTAATCGCGGACCATTTTCCGGCACCATTGGTTATATAGATGAAAAAGGTGATTTTGATTTGAATGTTTTAATCCGAAGCATCTTTTATAATGAAAAAGAAAAATACCTTTCCTTTTCTGTTGGAAGCGCGATTACACATTTGTGTGATCCTGAAAAAGAATACGAAGAATGCTTACTAAAAGCTGCGGCTTTAATTAAATCCCTCGAATAA
- a CDS encoding T9SS type A sorting domain-containing protein: MRFKALLILFFISFFAKAQLVTNGSISGAPCANSGINVGNAVGWSGCGFSPDLCCLAMPSYVASSSVTPVVSPDGGTWLGLAALGECAQTTITGLTAGQTYTLYFCGACFGTGTSIYNQGPSLPRISVVGSASITVNIPMTASTWYRYQLVFVANAATMTLRCDHLTGSVSYASLDGFSLNPSAPCGPIVLPIELVNFDVTVLGNDKVHLKWITAMEKNNDHFVIERSKDGVYFEEVTRVEGAKNSNVNISYGAYDTAPLSGISYYRLKQVDTDGSFEYSDLRVVEMKGKNDFTLVPNPASGEVAVNFICKSAANEIINVYDNRGYLVLSKEVVCSEGANNTKLDISSLKNGLYFVFLNTKDKTYKSKLVVN; the protein is encoded by the coding sequence ATGCGTTTCAAGGCATTACTAATATTGTTTTTTATTTCCTTTTTTGCAAAGGCACAATTAGTAACAAATGGTTCGATTTCAGGAGCGCCTTGTGCTAATAGCGGAATCAATGTAGGTAATGCAGTAGGTTGGTCGGGTTGTGGCTTTTCACCTGATTTATGTTGTTTAGCAATGCCTTCGTATGTTGCTTCTTCTTCTGTAACACCTGTAGTTTCTCCGGATGGAGGAACCTGGTTAGGTTTAGCGGCTTTAGGTGAATGTGCGCAAACAACCATTACAGGACTAACTGCGGGACAAACTTACACGCTTTATTTTTGCGGCGCTTGTTTCGGAACAGGAACTTCTATATATAATCAGGGACCATCCTTGCCTCGTATTTCTGTTGTTGGTTCGGCATCGATTACAGTTAACATTCCAATGACGGCAAGCACATGGTACCGCTATCAATTAGTGTTTGTGGCTAATGCAGCCACCATGACATTACGTTGTGATCATTTAACAGGTAGTGTGTCTTACGCAAGTTTAGATGGCTTTAGCTTAAATCCTTCTGCACCTTGCGGTCCCATTGTATTGCCAATCGAATTAGTGAATTTCGATGTAACCGTTTTGGGGAATGATAAAGTGCATTTAAAATGGATTACCGCTATGGAAAAAAATAACGACCACTTTGTTATTGAAAGAAGTAAGGATGGTGTGTATTTTGAAGAAGTAACAAGAGTAGAAGGCGCTAAAAACAGTAATGTAAATATTTCTTACGGTGCTTACGACACAGCGCCTTTAAGCGGAATTTCTTATTATCGATTAAAACAAGTTGATACGGATGGATCATTTGAATATTCAGATTTACGAGTTGTTGAGATGAAAGGTAAAAATGATTTTACATTAGTGCCAAATCCTGCCTCAGGTGAGGTAGCAGTTAATTTCATTTGTAAGTCTGCAGCCAACGAAATTATTAATGTATATGATAATCGTGGTTATTTAGTGCTGTCAAAAGAAGTTGTTTGTTCGGAAGGCGCCAACAATACAAAACTTGATATTTCTTCTTTAAAAAACGGATTGTATTTTGTGTTTTTGAACACAAAGGATAAGACATATAAAAGTAAGCTGGTTGTTAATTAA
- the hemH gene encoding ferrochelatase has protein sequence MKKAVLLINLGTPDSPSTSDVRKYLTQFLNDPRVIDISAAGRFMLVNGIIVPFRSPKSAKLYQQIWSSDGSPLIIHTKNLAEKVQRTLGNDYIVDWAMRYQNPSIKSVLNRLREQKPSEIIFVPLYPQYASSSSGSTAELVLKELSKWEVIPTIKIINKFYDNPHYINAVVKSAEGFDLNAYDHILFSYHGLPERQIKKASAHYGNNSCHFGKCCDAITENNQYCYRANCMETTRQLVKKLNIPEGKYTSTFQSRLDDAWLKPYSDKVIEDLAKLGAKKLLVFSPAFVADCLETIHEIGTEYNEIFKEHGGESVTLVKSLNDSDVWVDAIKAMVN, from the coding sequence ATGAAGAAGGCGGTACTTTTAATTAATCTTGGCACACCCGATTCTCCTTCAACATCTGATGTGAGAAAATATTTAACTCAGTTTTTGAATGATCCGCGCGTGATTGATATTTCTGCAGCAGGAAGATTTATGTTAGTGAATGGGATCATCGTGCCTTTTCGCTCACCTAAATCAGCAAAATTATATCAGCAGATTTGGAGCAGCGATGGCTCTCCATTAATCATTCATACAAAAAATCTGGCAGAAAAAGTTCAGCGAACGCTTGGTAACGATTACATAGTAGATTGGGCCATGCGTTATCAAAACCCATCTATTAAAAGTGTATTGAATCGTTTACGCGAACAAAAACCATCCGAGATTATTTTTGTTCCATTGTATCCGCAGTACGCGTCATCATCAAGCGGTTCTACTGCCGAATTAGTTTTAAAAGAATTATCGAAGTGGGAAGTTATTCCTACTATTAAAATCATTAATAAATTTTACGACAATCCGCATTATATCAATGCAGTTGTTAAGTCGGCAGAAGGTTTTGATTTAAACGCTTACGATCATATTTTATTTAGCTACCACGGATTACCAGAAAGACAAATTAAAAAAGCATCCGCTCATTACGGAAACAATTCTTGCCACTTTGGAAAATGTTGTGATGCCATTACGGAAAATAATCAATATTGCTACCGTGCGAATTGCATGGAAACAACACGACAGTTGGTGAAAAAATTAAATATTCCGGAAGGTAAATACACTTCTACTTTTCAGTCGCGCTTAGACGATGCCTGGTTAAAACCTTATTCGGATAAAGTGATTGAAGACTTAGCCAAACTAGGTGCAAAAAAATTATTGGTATTCTCCCCTGCTTTTGTTGCAGATTGTTTAGAAACGATACATGAAATCGGTACTGAATACAACGAAATATTTAAAGAGCACGGTGGTGAAAGCGTAACGCTAGTAAAAAGCTTAAACGATAGTGATGTTTGGGTGGACGCTATAAAAGCAATGGTTAATTAA
- a CDS encoding lipoprotein signal peptidase has translation MLKKYKIPLLTIFSVLFIDQFIKIYIKLNYPLGEVTRVAGDWFILHFTENPGMAFGLEFGGDYGKLFLSVFRIIACGVGVWYITTLVKKGEHWGFILSVSLILAGAMGNIFDSVFYGVLFGESDEFNVAQFMPAEGGYAGFLHGRVVDMFYFPLYEGHFPDWFPIWGGEDFQFFRPIFNFADFAISTGVGIILVFQKKFINEHQHHPHENPTETSVENVQENSNETK, from the coding sequence ATGCTTAAAAAATATAAAATACCACTTCTTACCATTTTCTCGGTATTGTTTATCGATCAGTTTATTAAAATTTACATTAAGCTGAATTATCCTTTAGGAGAAGTTACACGCGTTGCCGGCGATTGGTTCATTCTTCACTTTACAGAAAATCCGGGGATGGCTTTTGGCTTAGAGTTTGGTGGCGATTACGGAAAGTTATTTTTAAGTGTGTTTCGTATTATTGCTTGCGGTGTAGGTGTTTGGTATATCACAACGCTCGTTAAAAAAGGAGAACATTGGGGATTCATTCTGTCGGTATCTTTGATTTTAGCCGGCGCCATGGGAAATATTTTTGATTCGGTGTTTTATGGTGTATTATTTGGCGAGAGTGATGAGTTTAATGTTGCTCAGTTCATGCCGGCCGAAGGCGGATACGCAGGCTTTTTACATGGACGTGTGGTAGACATGTTTTACTTTCCGCTTTATGAAGGACATTTTCCGGATTGGTTTCCAATTTGGGGCGGTGAAGATTTTCAATTCTTCAGACCTATTTTTAATTTCGCCGACTTCGCCATATCTACCGGTGTTGGAATTATTCTTGTGTTTCAGAAAAAATTCATCAATGAACATCAGCATCATCCTCACGAAAACCCAACTGAAACATCCGTAGAAAATGTTCAGGAAAATTCAAATGAAACAAAATGA
- a CDS encoding TraR/DksA family transcriptional regulator, giving the protein MKKSAEEAPKPFVNTKDNRSRYTDKELAEFKELILEKLKEAQTDYELLKQTLSNEDNHGTDDTSPTFKLLEDGSDVLSKEETAQLAARQEKYIINLKNALVRIENKTYGICRVTGKLIPKERLRSVPHATLGIDAKLNQNK; this is encoded by the coding sequence ATTAAAAAGAGCGCGGAAGAAGCTCCAAAACCATTCGTTAATACAAAAGACAACCGCTCTCGTTATACAGATAAAGAATTAGCTGAGTTCAAAGAATTAATCCTTGAGAAATTAAAAGAAGCTCAAACAGATTATGAATTATTAAAGCAAACATTATCTAACGAAGACAACCACGGAACGGATGATACTTCTCCAACCTTTAAATTATTGGAAGATGGAAGTGATGTTTTATCGAAAGAAGAAACAGCGCAGTTAGCTGCCCGTCAGGAAAAGTACATTATCAATTTAAAAAACGCGTTGGTTCGCATCGAAAATAAAACGTATGGAATTTGCCGTGTAACCGGTAAGTTAATTCCTAAAGAGCGTTTACGCAGTGTACCTCATGCTACACTTGGCATTGATGCTAAATTGAACCAAAACAAATAA